In Rhizobium sp. WSM4643, the following are encoded in one genomic region:
- a CDS encoding Bug family tripartite tricarboxylate transporter substrate binding protein, with product MALSDITRRTGLALGFAVLAAFAVGAPAAAADFPDRTITMVVPFAAGGSTDVVARIVAQKMSEDLGQQVIVQNVAGAGGNLGAGNVARAEPDGYTILMGTVATHALNPLILKSTPYDAEKDFAPVSLLVVVPNVLVVNPELPAKTVQELIALLKAEPDKYSYASSGNGTPLHLSGELFKSMAGVSMQHIPYKGAGPALNDVIGNQVPIMFDNLPSSSSHIKAGTLRALAVTTAERAPSFPDVPTVAESGIPGYETYTWNALFAPAKTPNEVVTRLNASAKKALADPAVAERMKEFSATIVGSTPDELAAHVKAELAKWGPVVKGANIQME from the coding sequence ATGGCGCTTTCCGATATAACGCGACGTACAGGCCTTGCGCTCGGTTTCGCTGTGCTTGCAGCCTTTGCCGTCGGCGCGCCTGCCGCTGCTGCGGATTTTCCCGATCGCACGATCACCATGGTCGTACCCTTCGCGGCCGGCGGCTCGACCGATGTCGTCGCTCGCATCGTTGCGCAGAAGATGTCGGAGGATCTTGGCCAGCAAGTGATCGTCCAGAACGTCGCCGGCGCCGGCGGCAATCTCGGCGCCGGTAACGTCGCCCGCGCCGAACCGGACGGCTACACCATCCTGATGGGCACGGTCGCGACCCACGCCCTCAATCCGCTCATCCTGAAATCGACGCCCTATGACGCCGAAAAGGATTTTGCGCCGGTCTCGCTGCTCGTCGTCGTGCCGAACGTGCTGGTCGTCAATCCGGAACTGCCGGCAAAGACCGTGCAGGAGCTGATCGCCCTGCTGAAGGCCGAGCCCGACAAATACAGCTACGCCTCATCGGGCAACGGCACGCCGTTGCATCTTTCCGGAGAACTCTTCAAATCCATGGCCGGCGTCAGCATGCAGCACATACCCTATAAGGGCGCCGGTCCGGCATTGAACGACGTCATCGGCAACCAGGTGCCAATCATGTTCGACAACTTGCCCTCCTCGTCGAGCCACATCAAGGCTGGCACCCTGCGGGCGCTGGCGGTGACCACGGCCGAGCGTGCACCCTCCTTCCCCGACGTGCCGACTGTCGCCGAGTCGGGCATTCCAGGTTACGAGACCTATACTTGGAATGCGCTTTTCGCCCCGGCCAAGACACCGAATGAGGTGGTAACGCGTCTCAACGCCTCGGCTAAGAAGGCGCTTGCCGACCCTGCCGTCGCTGAACGCATGAAAGAATTCAGTGCCACCATCGTCGGCTCGACGCCGGACGAACTGGCTGCCCATGTAAAGGCCGAACTCGCCAAATGGGGGCCGGTCGTCAAAGGCGCGAATATCCAGATGGAGTAA
- a CDS encoding YegP family protein: MYKFEVYKDKAGEFRFRFKASNGEAMFSSEGYKAKASAMSAIESIKKNTPSAEVVDQTKAES; the protein is encoded by the coding sequence ATGTATAAATTCGAAGTCTATAAGGATAAGGCCGGCGAGTTCCGGTTCCGCTTCAAGGCATCGAACGGGGAGGCCATGTTCTCGTCCGAGGGCTACAAGGCGAAGGCGTCCGCCATGAGTGCCATCGAATCCATCAAGAAGAACACGCCAAGCGCCGAGGTCGTCGACCAGACGAAGGCCGAGTCCTGA
- a CDS encoding YciI family protein, translating to MQYALIIREAAEDFARRGDPVYRDGWVAYSKALAQAGIMTGGAGLTGPETGTIVRRKGEEHDVQDGPYPEGKEQLGGFYLIDVPDIDTALEWATRVPISDKGSVEVRPRLQM from the coding sequence ATGCAATATGCTCTCATCATTCGCGAAGCCGCCGAAGATTTCGCCCGCCGCGGCGATCCCGTCTATCGCGACGGCTGGGTCGCCTACAGCAAGGCGCTTGCTCAGGCGGGGATCATGACCGGTGGCGCCGGGCTGACCGGCCCGGAGACCGGCACGATCGTGCGCCGCAAAGGCGAGGAACACGATGTTCAGGACGGGCCTTATCCGGAAGGCAAGGAACAGCTCGGCGGTTTCTATCTGATCGATGTTCCCGATATCGATACCGCGCTCGAATGGGCGACCCGCGTCCCGATCTCTGACAAGGGTTCGGTCGAGGTGCGCCCGCGCCTGCAGATGTGA
- a CDS encoding RNA polymerase sigma factor — translation MPPDAGRVAEKVARQSYGKLIAFLAARSRDVPAAEDALSEALASALRVWPERGVPGNPEAWLLVAARRNLMQAARHRTVEANAQTTISVAFEEAEERMNEAGNAVFPDERLKLLFACTHPAIDSSVHTALMLQTVLGIEAKTIARSFVVAPEAMSQRLVRAKAKIRDAGIPFAVPPRPDLPGRLAAVLSAIYAAYGLGWDGLDGENERHSLAGEAIWLGRALLAVLPDEPEAIGLLSLMLHCQARRSTRRDSNGQYVPLDEQDTAAWNAIMIAEADALLRKAGNFDRFGPFQCQAAIQSVHAARRLSGTTDWQALTRLYAALVMMKPTLGARVSQAAVIGRASSAAAGLEQLDKLDRRDVAAYQPYWAVRAYLQAQAGDKAAAADAYMTAIGLSDSPAVRNFLAGRLKAVQR, via the coding sequence ATGCCGCCCGATGCCGGACGCGTTGCCGAAAAGGTGGCGCGTCAGTCCTACGGCAAGCTGATCGCCTTCCTCGCCGCCCGCTCGCGCGACGTGCCGGCGGCAGAGGATGCGTTGTCGGAAGCGCTGGCTTCGGCGCTTCGCGTCTGGCCGGAGCGCGGCGTTCCCGGCAATCCGGAAGCCTGGCTGCTGGTGGCCGCCCGCCGCAACCTCATGCAGGCGGCCCGCCACCGCACCGTCGAGGCCAATGCGCAAACGACGATATCGGTCGCCTTCGAGGAAGCGGAGGAACGCATGAACGAAGCCGGCAACGCCGTCTTTCCCGATGAGCGGCTGAAGCTGCTCTTCGCCTGCACCCATCCCGCCATCGACAGCTCCGTGCATACGGCGTTGATGTTGCAGACCGTTCTCGGCATCGAGGCAAAGACCATCGCGCGGTCCTTCGTCGTCGCACCAGAGGCAATGAGCCAGCGGCTGGTGCGCGCAAAGGCAAAGATCCGCGATGCCGGCATTCCCTTCGCCGTCCCCCCTCGCCCCGACTTGCCCGGGCGGCTCGCCGCCGTGCTTTCGGCGATCTACGCCGCCTACGGTCTCGGATGGGACGGGCTCGACGGGGAGAACGAACGCCATTCGCTGGCCGGCGAGGCGATCTGGCTCGGCCGTGCGCTCCTGGCGGTGCTGCCGGACGAACCGGAGGCGATAGGCCTCCTCTCGCTGATGCTTCACTGCCAAGCCCGCCGCAGCACCCGGCGCGACAGCAACGGCCAATATGTGCCGCTGGACGAGCAGGATACGGCCGCGTGGAACGCGATCATGATTGCCGAGGCGGATGCGCTGCTGCGCAAAGCCGGAAACTTCGACCGTTTCGGCCCCTTCCAGTGCCAGGCTGCAATCCAGTCCGTGCATGCGGCGCGCCGGTTGTCAGGAACGACTGACTGGCAGGCGTTGACGAGGCTCTACGCGGCGCTGGTGATGATGAAGCCGACGCTGGGTGCACGCGTCAGCCAGGCTGCTGTAATCGGCAGGGCCTCGAGCGCCGCTGCCGGGCTGGAGCAGCTCGACAAGCTCGATCGGCGCGACGTCGCAGCCTATCAGCCTTACTGGGCCGTGCGTGCCTATCTTCAGGCGCAAGCCGGCGACAAGGCCGCCGCGGCCGACGCCTATATGACGGCGATCGGCCTCAGCGACAGCCCCGCCGTACGCAACTTTCTCGCCGGCCGGTTAAAGGCCGTCCAGCGGTAA
- a CDS encoding peptidoglycan -binding protein produces the protein MALARNRRRERTVDYWPGFVDALSTLLISIMFLLTVFVVGQFILSREITGRDEVLNRLNSQINELTQLLALEKGSNQDLQDSVANLQASLASAEGDRSRLQALLNAGSGGQDAAQKRIGSMTQELDEQKQVSERALSQVELLNQQISALRSQIAAVEAALQASEEKDRVSQTKIADLGSRLNVALAARVQELNRYRSDFFGRLREILSDRENIRIVGDRFVFQSEVLFPSGGADLNPQGQTEMAKLAAALLDLAKEIPPEINWVLRVDGHTDNVPLAGTGRYRDNWELSSARAISVVKFLIAQGVPADRLVAAGFGEFQPIAPGDTPDARSTNRRIELKLTEK, from the coding sequence ATGGCTCTCGCCCGCAACCGGCGCCGCGAACGCACGGTGGATTACTGGCCGGGCTTCGTCGACGCGCTGTCGACGCTGCTCATCTCGATTATGTTCCTGCTGACGGTCTTCGTCGTCGGGCAGTTCATCCTCAGCCGCGAGATCACCGGACGCGATGAGGTGCTCAATCGCCTCAACAGCCAGATCAACGAGCTGACGCAGCTTCTCGCGCTCGAAAAGGGCAGCAACCAGGATCTCCAGGATTCGGTCGCCAACCTGCAGGCGTCGCTTGCCAGTGCCGAAGGCGACCGTTCGCGGCTGCAGGCGCTGCTGAATGCCGGTTCGGGCGGCCAGGATGCGGCGCAGAAGCGGATCGGCTCGATGACGCAGGAGCTTGACGAGCAGAAGCAGGTGAGCGAACGGGCGCTCAGTCAGGTCGAACTGCTGAACCAGCAGATCTCAGCGCTTCGCAGCCAGATTGCCGCCGTCGAAGCAGCCCTTCAGGCGTCGGAGGAGAAAGACCGGGTCTCGCAGACCAAGATCGCCGATCTTGGCAGCCGCCTCAACGTAGCGCTCGCCGCACGGGTGCAGGAGTTGAACCGCTACCGTTCCGACTTCTTCGGCCGTCTGCGCGAGATCCTCTCGGATCGCGAGAATATCCGCATCGTCGGCGACCGGTTCGTCTTCCAGTCGGAAGTGCTGTTTCCCTCGGGTGGTGCCGATCTCAACCCGCAGGGGCAGACCGAGATGGCCAAGCTTGCCGCCGCCCTTCTCGATCTCGCCAAGGAAATCCCGCCGGAGATCAACTGGGTGTTGCGCGTCGACGGGCATACCGACAATGTGCCGCTTGCCGGAACGGGCCGCTATCGCGACAACTGGGAGCTCTCCTCGGCGCGCGCGATTTCGGTCGTCAAGTTCCTGATCGCACAGGGCGTGCCGGCCGACCGGCTGGTTGCCGCCGGCTTCGGCGAGTTCCAGCCAATCGCGCCGGGCGATACGCCGGATGCGCGCTCTACCAATCGCCGCATCGAGCTGAAGCTGACCGAGAAGTGA
- a CDS encoding flagellar motor protein MotA, with the protein MENLNVAEIGSTEKTAGTYAYRLSSPMPFLWTMLLFLVIVGFIAAILFRQTQTAFMHNPGLNGLIVGVLAVGIILVFNHVLALRPEVRWFNSFRAAGSADKVNRNPRLLAPMRALLGSRKSSLALSTTALRSILDSIATRLDESRDVSRYLIGLLVFLGLLGTFWGLIGTIGSISVVIQSLDAGSNGTGDVLSALKEGLSTPLSGMGQAFSSSLLGLSGSLILGFLDLQAGRAQNRFYMELENWLSSVTDVGSDLAPALDAVSGASSDDMRALSDYLRKVAEEGGAGSQRSVAAMASLAEGIQGLVKNMRNEQQMLRDWIEAQQDEAKAMRRTLDRLAERIGVQERGGERGERMRDRASHTEKSEGK; encoded by the coding sequence ATGGAAAATTTGAATGTGGCGGAGATCGGCTCCACCGAAAAGACGGCGGGCACTTATGCCTACAGGCTTTCGAGCCCAATGCCCTTCCTCTGGACGATGCTGCTTTTCCTCGTCATCGTCGGGTTTATCGCCGCCATCCTCTTCCGGCAAACGCAGACCGCCTTCATGCACAATCCGGGCCTCAACGGGTTGATCGTCGGCGTTCTCGCGGTCGGAATCATCCTTGTTTTCAATCATGTACTGGCACTTCGCCCCGAGGTGCGCTGGTTCAATTCGTTCCGCGCCGCGGGCAGTGCCGACAAGGTCAACCGCAATCCGCGGCTGCTTGCGCCAATGCGGGCACTGCTTGGCAGCCGCAAGTCCTCATTGGCGCTGTCGACGACGGCGCTGCGCTCGATCCTCGATTCCATTGCCACCCGCCTCGACGAATCGCGCGATGTTTCACGCTACCTGATCGGCCTCTTGGTCTTTCTCGGCCTGCTCGGCACCTTCTGGGGCCTCATTGGCACGATCGGTTCGATCAGCGTCGTCATCCAGTCGCTCGATGCCGGCTCGAACGGCACAGGGGACGTGCTCTCGGCGCTGAAAGAAGGGCTTTCCACGCCGCTTTCGGGCATGGGCCAGGCCTTCTCCTCCTCGCTGCTCGGCCTTTCAGGTTCGCTCATTCTCGGCTTCCTCGACCTGCAGGCAGGCCGCGCGCAAAACCGCTTCTACATGGAGCTGGAAAACTGGCTGTCCTCGGTCACGGATGTCGGCTCCGATCTTGCCCCGGCTCTCGACGCCGTTTCCGGTGCTTCCTCGGACGACATGCGAGCTCTCTCCGATTATTTGCGCAAGGTCGCCGAAGAGGGTGGCGCCGGCAGCCAGCGTTCCGTCGCCGCCATGGCGAGCCTTGCCGAAGGTATTCAGGGCCTGGTCAAGAACATGCGCAACGAGCAGCAGATGCTGCGCGACTGGATCGAGGCACAACAGGACGAGGCGAAGGCGATGCGTCGCACGCTCGATCGGCTTGCCGAACGCATCGGCGTCCAGGAGCGCGGAGGCGAGAGGGGGGAGCGCATGCGCGACCGCGCCAGCCATACGGAAAAGAGCGAGGGCAAGTAG
- a CDS encoding inositol monophosphatase family protein: MARSALLNVMVQAALKAGKSLGRDFGEVQNLQVSVKGPGDFVSTADRKAEKIVREELLKARPTYGFLGEESEEIKGTDGAHRWIVDPLDGTTNFLHGIPAFAVSIALERNGEIVAAVIFNPATDELYTAERGGGAFLNDRRLRVAARRALSDCVIGCGVPALGKRNHGKFLVELRHVMGEVAGIRRLGSPTLDLAYVAAGRFDGFWEAELAPWDMAAGILLIREAGGFATDWDGGATMLESGTIVAGNEIIHKALIEVVKRPVPAK; encoded by the coding sequence ATGGCTCGTTCAGCTCTTCTCAATGTCATGGTTCAGGCTGCCCTCAAGGCAGGAAAGTCGCTGGGGCGTGATTTCGGCGAAGTGCAGAACCTGCAGGTTTCCGTGAAGGGACCGGGCGACTTCGTTTCCACCGCCGACCGCAAGGCCGAAAAGATCGTCAGGGAAGAGTTGCTCAAGGCGCGTCCGACCTATGGCTTCCTCGGCGAGGAAAGCGAAGAGATCAAGGGCACGGACGGCGCGCATCGCTGGATCGTCGACCCGCTCGACGGCACGACGAACTTCTTGCATGGCATCCCGGCCTTCGCTGTCTCGATCGCGCTCGAACGCAACGGCGAGATCGTTGCCGCCGTCATCTTCAATCCGGCGACCGACGAGCTCTATACCGCCGAGCGCGGCGGCGGCGCCTTCCTCAACGATCGGCGCCTTCGCGTTGCCGCGCGCCGGGCGCTGTCGGATTGCGTCATCGGCTGCGGCGTGCCGGCGCTCGGCAAGCGCAATCACGGCAAGTTCCTGGTCGAGCTTCGCCACGTGATGGGCGAAGTGGCGGGCATCCGCCGCCTGGGTTCGCCGACGCTCGATCTTGCCTATGTTGCTGCCGGGCGGTTCGACGGCTTCTGGGAAGCGGAGCTTGCGCCGTGGGACATGGCAGCCGGCATCCTGCTCATCCGCGAAGCCGGCGGTTTCGCCACCGACTGGGACGGTGGCGCAACGATGCTGGAGAGTGGCACGATCGTCGCCGGCAACGAGATCATCCACAAGGCGCTGATCGAAGTCGTCAAGCGGCCGGTTCCCGCCAAGTGA
- a CDS encoding TetR/AcrR family transcriptional regulator encodes MARHKEFDRDTALHAAIGVFSEHGYEGTSTEELLTAMKISRQSMYDTFGDKRGLYLEALKRYNVESIDKIIADLRREGRPIEALEGALVAFASRPAAEARRGCLGVSAVCEFGRTDAEVAALTDSAGHALHAAIGSLLGEARRIGDLAADIDIADAIPFLGAALSGMKVSARNGAPPATLRSIARMAIRSLR; translated from the coding sequence ATGGCACGACACAAGGAATTCGATCGCGACACCGCCCTTCATGCCGCCATCGGCGTATTTTCCGAGCACGGCTATGAAGGCACCTCGACCGAGGAATTGCTGACGGCGATGAAGATCAGCCGGCAAAGCATGTACGACACCTTCGGCGACAAGCGCGGCCTCTATCTGGAAGCGCTGAAGCGCTACAATGTGGAGAGCATCGACAAGATCATCGCCGATCTTCGCCGCGAAGGCCGGCCGATCGAGGCGTTGGAAGGTGCTCTCGTCGCTTTCGCGTCGCGTCCCGCTGCCGAGGCGCGGCGCGGCTGCCTCGGTGTCAGCGCCGTCTGCGAATTCGGCCGCACCGATGCCGAGGTCGCAGCTCTTACCGACAGCGCCGGCCATGCGCTTCACGCGGCGATCGGGAGCCTTCTCGGGGAGGCCCGCAGGATCGGAGATCTCGCAGCAGATATCGATATCGCCGACGCCATTCCATTTCTCGGCGCTGCCCTGTCGGGCATGAAAGTCAGCGCCCGAAATGGCGCCCCACCCGCGACACTACGCAGTATCGCACGCATGGCAATCAGAAGCCTCCGCTGA
- a CDS encoding 3-oxoacyl-ACP reductase family protein, with protein MSQPLSTKIALVTGGSRGIGAAIVRRLAADGAAVAFTYSSSEHKAKAIVAELEAVGSRALAIRADSADAKALQDAVALTAGTFGGLDILVSNAGILILNPLDNYSLEDFDRMFAVNVRAAFVGIQAAARHMKEGGRIITIGSVTADRSGFPTSAVYSMTKGAIASMTRGLARDLGPRGITVNNIQPGPTATDMNPNEDDHERLKPLMALGRLGEDREIAGLAAYLASAEAAFVTGASLTIDGGYLA; from the coding sequence ATGTCTCAACCCCTTTCCACCAAGATCGCCCTCGTCACCGGCGGCTCGCGCGGCATCGGTGCCGCCATCGTCCGAAGGCTCGCCGCTGACGGCGCCGCCGTCGCCTTCACCTATTCCAGCTCAGAGCACAAGGCGAAGGCAATCGTCGCCGAGTTGGAGGCTGTCGGCAGCAGGGCGCTGGCGATCCGGGCCGACAGTGCCGATGCGAAAGCTCTACAGGATGCCGTCGCGCTGACAGCCGGGACCTTTGGCGGTCTCGACATTCTCGTCAGCAACGCCGGGATTCTCATCCTCAACCCGCTCGATAACTATTCGCTCGAAGATTTCGACCGGATGTTCGCCGTTAATGTCCGCGCTGCCTTCGTCGGCATCCAGGCAGCGGCAAGACATATGAAGGAAGGCGGCCGCATCATCACCATCGGCAGCGTCACCGCCGATCGCAGCGGCTTTCCGACCTCCGCGGTCTACAGCATGACGAAGGGCGCAATCGCCTCGATGACTCGCGGCCTCGCCCGCGATCTCGGCCCACGCGGCATCACCGTCAACAACATCCAGCCCGGCCCGACGGCGACCGACATGAACCCCAATGAGGACGATCATGAGCGCCTCAAGCCGCTGATGGCGCTTGGCCGCCTGGGTGAGGACCGCGAGATCGCCGGCCTCGCCGCCTATCTCGCCAGTGCCGAGGCCGCCTTCGTCACCGGCGCCAGCCTGACGATCGACGGCGGTTATCTTGCCTGA
- a CDS encoding calcium-binding protein: MNGTDASDIILALAHAKISVGAGDDIIEAGDYAEVDGGDGNDSIGVRNYGNVRGGSGNDNLGAYYHATVSGGDGDDVIGTHSYATIYGDDGNDTINTYSYSNVHAGAGDDWFYGYDHTTLDAGAGNDWVHAYDYATIDGGDGNDEIIALGHSTVSAGAGDDVIVLSARASVDGAAYGYDVADGGDGNDFIQTGAYATVSGGAGDDTLRLTGKGSTVNFSKGDGQDTILSRNNFTINVGGYSKDDVVIDDRGNTMVISFKGSEDSLTLDMSKSMKVQLAFDDKTTLDLSATSKSWGRPMLSAIVNTAGHGDVFWADLGIEDERYSIQP, translated from the coding sequence ATGAACGGCACCGACGCCAGCGATATCATCCTCGCTCTTGCACATGCCAAGATCAGCGTCGGGGCGGGCGACGATATCATCGAGGCCGGCGACTATGCCGAAGTCGACGGTGGCGACGGCAATGATTCCATCGGCGTACGCAATTACGGAAACGTCCGGGGTGGGAGTGGCAACGACAATCTCGGTGCCTATTACCATGCGACCGTTTCTGGCGGCGACGGCGACGACGTCATCGGCACCCATAGCTACGCGACGATCTACGGCGATGACGGCAACGACACGATCAACACCTACTCGTATTCCAACGTCCATGCCGGTGCGGGTGACGACTGGTTCTATGGCTATGATCACACCACCTTGGATGCCGGGGCCGGCAACGACTGGGTTCACGCCTACGACTACGCAACCATCGATGGGGGCGACGGCAATGACGAGATCATCGCGCTTGGGCATTCGACAGTTTCGGCTGGCGCCGGCGATGACGTGATCGTTCTCTCGGCCCGCGCGAGCGTTGACGGTGCGGCTTATGGCTACGACGTGGCTGATGGGGGTGACGGCAACGACTTCATTCAGACCGGCGCCTATGCCACCGTTTCGGGCGGTGCGGGAGATGACACGCTACGACTGACGGGCAAGGGCTCGACGGTCAACTTCAGCAAGGGTGACGGTCAGGACACGATCCTGTCCCGCAACAATTTCACCATCAACGTCGGCGGCTACAGCAAGGACGACGTCGTCATCGACGATCGGGGCAATACGATGGTGATCTCGTTCAAGGGATCGGAAGATTCGCTCACACTCGACATGTCGAAGAGCATGAAGGTTCAGCTTGCTTTCGACGACAAGACCACGCTCGATCTCTCGGCGACCTCCAAGAGCTGGGGCAGGCCGATGCTTTCAGCCATCGTGAACACAGCCGGCCACGGTGATGTCTTCTGGGCGGATCTGGGTATCGAAGACGAGCGATATTCGATCCAGCCATAA
- a CDS encoding protein-glutamate methylesterase/protein-glutamine glutaminase, with the protein MAKKIRVLIIDDSASIRQTLTHVLEQDPDIEIMAVASDPFMAARKLQEEIPDVITLDVEMPRMDGITFLRKLMAQRPIPVVMCSSLTEAGSETLLQALEAGAVDVILKSKIGAADSLSDDAMRIREVVKSASHARLSNVRRAAGTIRSASAEGPAKKLTADVMLPPPTGRAMAKTTEMVVCVGASTGGTEALREFLEELPANAPGMVIVQHMPEKFTAAFAKRLNGLCEVEVKEAVDGDPVLRGHVLIAPGDKHMLLERQGARYYVSVKTGPLVSRHRPSVDVLFRSAARSAGSNAMGIIMTGMGDDGARGMLEMHQAGAYTVAQDEASSVVFGMPKEAIAKGGVDRILPLDQIAREVLMTQQKF; encoded by the coding sequence ATGGCTAAGAAAATCCGCGTCCTTATCATCGACGATTCCGCGAGCATCCGCCAGACGCTGACCCATGTGCTGGAGCAGGATCCCGATATCGAGATCATGGCGGTCGCATCCGATCCCTTCATGGCGGCGCGGAAGCTGCAGGAAGAAATCCCGGATGTCATTACGCTCGATGTGGAGATGCCGCGCATGGATGGCATCACCTTCCTGCGCAAGCTGATGGCGCAGCGGCCGATCCCCGTCGTGATGTGCTCGTCACTGACGGAGGCGGGATCGGAAACGCTGCTCCAGGCACTGGAGGCCGGCGCCGTCGACGTCATCCTGAAATCGAAGATCGGCGCCGCCGACAGCCTTTCCGACGACGCGATGCGCATTCGCGAAGTCGTCAAGAGCGCCTCGCATGCACGGCTTTCCAACGTCCGCCGCGCCGCCGGAACTATCCGCTCCGCTTCGGCGGAGGGGCCGGCCAAAAAGCTGACGGCGGATGTGATGCTGCCGCCACCGACGGGGCGGGCCATGGCGAAGACGACGGAGATGGTCGTCTGCGTCGGCGCCTCCACCGGCGGCACCGAAGCACTGCGCGAGTTCCTGGAGGAACTGCCGGCCAATGCGCCTGGCATGGTGATCGTCCAGCATATGCCGGAGAAATTCACCGCCGCCTTCGCCAAGCGGCTGAACGGACTCTGTGAGGTAGAGGTCAAGGAAGCCGTCGATGGCGATCCGGTGCTGCGCGGTCATGTGCTGATCGCGCCCGGTGACAAACATATGCTGCTCGAGCGCCAGGGTGCACGCTACTATGTGAGTGTGAAGACCGGGCCGCTGGTGTCGCGCCACCGGCCTTCGGTCGACGTGCTCTTCCGCTCGGCGGCGCGCTCGGCCGGCTCGAACGCAATGGGGATCATCATGACCGGCATGGGCGACGACGGCGCGCGCGGCATGCTGGAAATGCATCAGGCCGGCGCCTACACAGTGGCGCAGGACGAGGCGAGTTCCGTTGTTTTCGGCATGCCGAAGGAGGCGATCGCCAAAGGCGGTGTCGACCGAATCCTGCCGCTCGATCAGATCGCTCGCGAAGTGCTGATGACGCAGCAGAAGTTCTGA
- a CDS encoding CheR family methyltransferase, which produces MSMAAVETQLPGDRISKRNFDKLARFIYDYSGIKMPSTKLTMLEGRLRRRLRATNHATFDDYCDFLFNHDGLDQETVYLIDVVTTNKTDFFREAKHFDYLQTVALPTIANSGVRTIRTWSSACSTGAEPYTMAMVLAEFAESRNNVSYSVLATDLSTDVLQTARRGIYPEDLIAPVPRDLQRKYVLTAKQPGRREVRITPKLRSKVGFARMNLMDEKYPIGELMNVIFCRNVLIYFDKQTQAGVLNRLCACLATGGYMFIGHSESITGFDLSLKQVSNTVFQRI; this is translated from the coding sequence ATGAGCATGGCAGCGGTGGAAACCCAATTGCCGGGCGACCGGATCAGCAAGCGCAATTTCGATAAGCTTGCCCGGTTCATCTACGATTACAGCGGCATCAAGATGCCGTCGACCAAGCTGACGATGCTTGAAGGGCGGCTGAGGCGCCGCCTTCGCGCAACCAACCATGCGACCTTCGACGATTATTGCGACTTCCTCTTCAATCATGACGGCCTCGACCAGGAAACCGTCTACCTGATCGACGTGGTGACGACGAACAAGACCGACTTCTTCCGCGAAGCCAAACATTTCGACTATCTGCAGACGGTCGCGCTGCCAACAATTGCCAACAGCGGCGTTCGGACCATCCGCACCTGGAGTTCGGCCTGCTCGACGGGAGCCGAGCCCTATACGATGGCGATGGTGTTGGCGGAATTCGCTGAAAGCCGCAATAACGTCTCCTACAGCGTGCTGGCCACCGACCTTTCCACCGATGTGCTGCAGACGGCGCGCCGGGGCATCTATCCGGAAGATCTTATCGCGCCGGTGCCGCGCGACCTGCAGCGCAAATATGTGCTGACGGCCAAGCAACCGGGTCGGCGGGAGGTGCGCATCACGCCGAAACTGCGCAGCAAGGTCGGCTTTGCCCGCATGAACCTGATGGACGAGAAATACCCGATCGGCGAGTTGATGAACGTCATCTTCTGCCGCAACGTGCTAATCTACTTCGATAAGCAGACTCAGGCCGGCGTGCTCAACCGCCTCTGTGCCTGCCTGGCGACGGGCGGCTACATGTTCATCGGCCATTCCGAATCGATCACCGGCTTCGATCTGTCGTTGAAACAGGTCTCGAATACGGTGTTTCAGCGTATCTAA
- a CDS encoding chemotaxis protein CheW — translation MIMATTSLEAQFVTFSLSEEIFAVPVEVVREILDYAEAFKIPNGPDYMLGLRDVRGQGVPTIDLRLKLGMTKTVPTPHTRVLVLDVPMESRLLTLGLVADRVFEVTPFRREQIEAAPDIGVRWRSDYIAGVVRRENGFVVVIDLARLLSREDASALQSAA, via the coding sequence ATGATCATGGCCACGACATCTCTGGAAGCGCAATTCGTGACCTTCAGCCTCAGTGAGGAGATTTTCGCCGTGCCGGTTGAGGTGGTACGGGAAATCCTCGATTATGCGGAAGCTTTCAAGATTCCGAATGGTCCCGACTATATGCTCGGCCTGCGCGACGTGCGCGGGCAGGGCGTGCCGACAATCGATCTTCGATTGAAGCTCGGCATGACGAAGACCGTGCCGACGCCGCACACGCGGGTGCTCGTCCTCGACGTGCCAATGGAAAGCCGGCTCCTGACCCTTGGCCTCGTTGCCGACCGCGTCTTCGAGGTCACGCCATTCCGGCGCGAGCAGATCGAGGCGGCGCCTGATATCGGCGTGCGTTGGCGCTCGGACTATATCGCCGGCGTCGTTCGTCGTGAAAACGGCTTCGTCGTCGTCATCGATCTCGCACGGTTGCTGTCGCGCGAGGACGCCTCGGCACTGCAATCGGCGGCCTGA